One Candidatus Thioglobus autotrophicus genomic window, AACTCGAGCCGAGATACGCATATGGTAGTCACATTTTGGGCAAACATAGGTCGCTTCTTTTAGCTCTTCAACGTAAAGCGTTGCCTCACATTTTGGACACTTACTCCACAAACCTTCTGGAATATTCTTTTTAACAACATTAGTGATTGAGGGTAAGATTTTTTCTAGCCAGCTCATGTCTAAATCCTTGTTCTAATTATTTAATGGCACAGGAAATTTCATTTGCTAAATTTCCAACACTTTCTAACATTTTAGCCTTATCGTCTGCATATTGTTCAACAAATGCAACCAATGACGATCCAACAATTACCGCATCGGCATTTTCAGAAATAGCTTTGGCCGTTTTCGCATCTTTAATACCAAAACCTACGCCCACAGGTAAATTAATATATTGTCTAATTCTAGAGAGGTTATTTTTAACCACGTCAATATCCAAATGCCCAGCGCCTGTTACGCCTTTGAGCGATACAAAATACACAAAACCAGAAGCGATTGTTGCTAAAAATTCAATGCGTGCATCGGTTGTGGTTGGTGCTACCAAGAAAATAAAATCAACACCTGTCGCATCAAGACTCTGCTTAAGATCGTGCGCCTCTTCCGGCGGCATATCCACCACCAGCACGCCATCTACACCACTTGCGCTTGCATCCGTGGCAAATGCTTGATAGCCACTTTTTTCTGCGTTGCTGTGCGCAGCATAGACTTCAATTGGATTAAGATAGCCCATCAACACCACCGCTGTGGTGTTATCAACAGCTCTAAATTTTTTAACCAATGCCAATACATCCCTTAAGCTAACTCCTGCTGCAACCGCACGTTCATGCGATTTGGCAATCATCGGCCCATCTGCCATGGGATCAGAAAACGGCACACCAAGTTCAATAACATTAGCGCCGTTGGCCACCAAAGTCAACATTAGCTCATAGGTATTATCCAGGCCACTATCCCCTGCGGTAATAAAAGGAATAAAAGCTTTAT contains:
- the trpA gene encoding tryptophan synthase subunit alpha; the protein is MSRLASVFANLPQGHKAFIPFITAGDSGLDNTYELMLTLVANGANVIELGVPFSDPMADGPMIAKSHERAVAAGVSLRDVLALVKKFRAVDNTTAVVLMGYLNPIEVYAAHSNAEKSGYQAFATDASASGVDGVLVVDMPPEEAHDLKQSLDATGVDFIFLVAPTTTDARIEFLATIASGFVYFVSLKGVTGAGHLDIDVVKNNLSRIRQYINLPVGVGFGIKDAKTAKAISENADAVIVGSSLVAFVEQYADDKAKMLESVGNLANEISCAIK